The following are encoded together in the Kribbella sp. CA-293567 genome:
- a CDS encoding family 2B encapsulin nanocompartment shell protein translates to MTAIDQDKPQLSLGTEAARQLASTTKSVPQMQGISPRWLLRMLPWVETQGGAYRVNRRTSFAVGDGRLSFSATGADVRVIPAELTELPPLRDFADEDVLAALADRFYQQEYQPGDVIAEFGSRVDEVVLIAHGKVAKLGTGPYGDGTDLGTVADGDYLGEALLTEPPENLWEFTAKALTRVTVLKLHRTDFNNLAEQSAALRQHLDEVRQRPQQAQNKFGEAAIEVASGHAGEDDLPGTFVDYDPAPREYELSVAQTILRVQTRVADLYNHPMNQTEQQLRLTIEALRERQESELINNRDFGLLHNADFQQCIYTRTGPPTPDDFDELLTRRRKPRLLLAHPRAIAAFGRECTRRGVLGETVEVEGQRVQAWRGVPLLPCNKIPISNTNTTSVLVLRTGLDDEGVVGLRQTGLPDEVEPGLNARFMGISEKAISSYLVSTYYSVAVLVPDALGVLENVELGG, encoded by the coding sequence GTGACGGCGATCGATCAGGACAAGCCACAGCTGAGTCTCGGGACCGAAGCCGCCAGGCAGCTGGCGAGCACGACCAAGTCGGTACCGCAGATGCAGGGCATCTCGCCGCGGTGGCTGCTCCGGATGCTGCCCTGGGTGGAGACCCAGGGCGGTGCGTACCGGGTCAACCGGCGGACCAGCTTCGCGGTCGGTGACGGCCGGTTGAGCTTCTCGGCGACCGGGGCGGACGTCCGGGTGATCCCGGCCGAGCTCACCGAGCTGCCGCCGCTGCGGGACTTCGCCGACGAGGACGTGCTGGCCGCGCTGGCGGACCGGTTCTACCAGCAGGAGTACCAGCCCGGCGACGTGATCGCCGAGTTCGGCAGCCGGGTCGACGAGGTGGTGCTGATCGCGCACGGCAAGGTGGCCAAGCTCGGCACCGGCCCGTACGGCGACGGCACCGACCTGGGAACAGTTGCCGACGGCGACTATCTCGGCGAGGCGCTGCTGACCGAGCCGCCCGAGAACCTCTGGGAGTTCACCGCCAAGGCGCTCACCCGGGTCACCGTCCTGAAGCTGCACCGCACCGACTTCAACAACCTGGCCGAGCAGTCCGCGGCCCTGCGGCAGCACCTCGACGAGGTCCGGCAGCGCCCTCAGCAGGCCCAGAACAAGTTCGGTGAGGCGGCGATCGAGGTCGCTTCGGGGCACGCAGGCGAGGACGACCTGCCCGGCACCTTCGTCGACTACGACCCGGCGCCGCGCGAGTACGAGCTGAGCGTCGCCCAGACGATCCTGCGGGTGCAGACCCGGGTCGCGGATCTCTACAACCATCCGATGAACCAGACCGAGCAGCAGTTGCGGCTGACGATCGAGGCGTTGCGGGAGCGGCAGGAGTCCGAGCTGATCAACAACCGCGACTTCGGGCTGCTGCACAACGCGGACTTCCAGCAGTGCATCTACACCAGGACCGGACCGCCGACGCCGGACGACTTCGACGAGCTGCTGACCCGGCGCCGCAAGCCGCGGTTGCTGCTGGCCCATCCGCGGGCGATCGCGGCGTTCGGCCGGGAGTGCACCCGGCGCGGCGTGCTGGGCGAGACGGTGGAGGTCGAGGGGCAGCGGGTGCAGGCGTGGCGCGGGGTACCGCTGCTGCCCTGCAACAAGATCCCGATCTCGAACACCAACACCACCTCGGTGCTGGTACTGCGGACCGGGCTGGACGACGAGGGGGTCGTCGGCCTGCGGCAGACCGGGCTGCCGGACGAGGTCGAACCCGGCCTGAACGCCCGCTTCATGGGCATCAGCGAGAAGGCGATCAGTTCCTACCTGGTCAGCACCTACTACTCGGTGGCTGTCCTCGTCCCGGACGCGCTCGGCGTTCTGGAAAACGTCGAACTCGGTGGATGA
- a CDS encoding family 2 encapsulin nanocompartment cargo protein polyprenyl transferase, with protein sequence MSTLQETGRSAVPGRSAQQLLAWSRDQVEPALRAAVGTMPLATQRITNYHFGWEDEEGAPAHADGGKALRPALVLLAAQAVGGTAEAAVPAAVAVELVHNFSLLHDDVMDCDLTRRHRATAWSVFGLGPAILAGDALLSLAFEVLVDSGNHAADEAARMLGSGVQELVDGQLSDSHFETRDDVVLSECVRMAQLKTGALLGCSTALGALFGGGRSEQVDHLRLYGEDLGLAYQYVDDLLGIWGDPLVTGKPVHADLRRRKKSLPVIAALTSGTEAGRELAAMYHRKDDLSDAELAHAARLIERTGAREQSQLQADALLAASLGELASARVLEPGAGELERLARLATRRDR encoded by the coding sequence ATGTCCACTCTCCAAGAGACCGGCCGAAGCGCCGTGCCCGGCCGATCCGCTCAGCAGCTTCTGGCCTGGAGTCGCGATCAGGTCGAACCGGCGCTCCGCGCGGCCGTCGGCACCATGCCGCTGGCCACTCAGCGCATCACCAACTACCACTTCGGCTGGGAGGACGAAGAGGGAGCTCCGGCCCACGCCGACGGCGGCAAGGCGCTCCGTCCGGCGCTGGTGCTGCTGGCTGCTCAAGCCGTCGGCGGTACCGCGGAAGCTGCGGTCCCCGCCGCGGTGGCGGTCGAGCTGGTGCACAACTTCTCCCTGCTGCACGACGACGTCATGGACTGCGACCTGACCCGGCGGCACCGGGCAACGGCCTGGTCCGTGTTCGGTCTCGGCCCGGCGATCCTGGCCGGGGACGCCCTGCTGAGCCTGGCGTTCGAGGTCCTGGTCGACAGCGGCAACCATGCGGCGGACGAAGCGGCCAGGATGCTCGGCTCGGGCGTCCAGGAACTGGTCGACGGGCAGCTGTCCGACTCGCACTTCGAGACCCGTGACGACGTGGTGCTGTCGGAGTGCGTCCGGATGGCCCAGCTCAAGACCGGTGCGTTGCTGGGCTGTTCGACGGCTCTCGGCGCGCTGTTCGGTGGCGGGCGGTCCGAGCAGGTCGACCACCTTCGCCTGTACGGCGAGGACCTCGGGCTCGCCTACCAGTACGTCGACGACCTGCTGGGGATCTGGGGCGATCCGTTGGTCACCGGGAAGCCGGTGCACGCCGATCTGCGGCGGCGGAAGAAGTCGCTGCCGGTGATCGCGGCGCTGACCTCCGGGACCGAGGCCGGTCGCGAGCTGGCGGCGATGTACCACCGCAAGGACGACCTGTCCGACGCCGAGCTGGCGCACGCGGCGAGGTTGATCGAGCGGACCGGAGCGAGGGAGCAGAGCCAGCTGCAGGCGGACGCCCTGCTGGCCGCCTCGCTGGGGGAACTGGCGTCGGCTCGGGTTCTCGAGCCGGGCGCCGGCGAGCTGGAACGCCTGGCCAGGCTGGCCACGCGCCGCGATCGGTGA
- the ispH gene encoding 4-hydroxy-3-methylbut-2-enyl diphosphate reductase, producing MTTRTILLASPRSFCAGVERAIEVVEQLLVQRGRPVYVRKQIVHNTHVVADLESRGAVFVDELDAVPAGATVVFSAHGVSPAVRSEADRRGLDVVDATCPLVTKVHAEARRYAARGDTVVLIGHAGHEEVEGTMGEALEQTVLVETVEDVERLQVADPARVSYLTQTTLAVDETTAILDALRNKFRGLKGPAEADICYATTNRQESLAAIAEESDLVLVVGSANSSNSRRLVELALKHGTPAHLIDDASVVDAHWLDGVQVVGLTAGASAPPRLVDGVIEWLREFGPVEVVEREITRETIHFTLPSAVRQA from the coding sequence ATGACGACACGCACCATCCTGCTGGCCTCGCCACGCTCGTTCTGCGCGGGCGTGGAGCGGGCCATCGAAGTGGTCGAGCAACTGCTGGTCCAGCGCGGCCGCCCGGTCTACGTGCGCAAGCAGATCGTGCACAACACCCACGTGGTGGCCGACCTGGAGAGCCGGGGGGCCGTCTTCGTCGACGAGCTGGACGCCGTACCGGCCGGCGCCACGGTGGTCTTCTCGGCGCACGGAGTCTCCCCGGCGGTCCGCAGTGAGGCGGATCGTCGGGGGCTGGACGTGGTCGACGCGACCTGTCCGCTGGTCACCAAGGTGCACGCCGAGGCCCGCCGGTACGCCGCTCGCGGCGACACCGTGGTCCTGATCGGGCACGCGGGCCACGAAGAGGTCGAGGGGACGATGGGGGAGGCGCTCGAGCAGACCGTGCTGGTGGAGACGGTCGAGGACGTCGAGCGGCTGCAGGTGGCGGATCCGGCGCGGGTCTCCTACCTGACCCAGACCACCTTGGCGGTGGATGAGACGACCGCGATACTCGATGCCCTGCGCAACAAGTTCCGGGGGCTCAAGGGACCGGCCGAGGCCGATATCTGTTACGCCACCACGAACCGGCAGGAGTCGCTCGCGGCGATCGCCGAGGAGTCGGACCTGGTGCTGGTGGTCGGGTCGGCGAACTCGTCGAACTCCCGCCGGCTGGTCGAGCTGGCGCTGAAGCACGGGACGCCGGCTCATCTGATCGACGACGCCTCGGTGGTCGACGCGCACTGGCTCGACGGTGTCCAGGTGGTCGGGCTGACTGCCGGGGCCTCGGCGCCGCCACGGCTGGTCGACGGCGTGATCGAGTGGCTGCGCGAGTTCGGGCCGGTCGAGGTGGTCGAGCGGGAGATCACCCGCGAGACGATCCACTTCACCCTGCCGTCGGCGGTGAGGCAGGCATGA
- the ispG gene encoding flavodoxin-dependent (E)-4-hydroxy-3-methylbut-2-enyl-diphosphate synthase, which translates to MPALPVSAPRRGSRALAVGGVQVGGGAPVSVQSMTTTPTADVDATLQQIAELTAAGCQIVRVAVPSQDDADALPAIASKSGIPVIADIHFQPKYVFAAIDAGCAAVRVNPGNIRRFDDQVKEIARAAADASVPIRIGVNAGSLDQRLLAKYGKATPAALVESALWECSLFEEHGFTDLKLSVKHHDPLVMMAAYRELAGRCDYPLHLGVTEAGPLFQGTIKSAVAFGVLLAEGIGDTIRVSLSAPPVEEVKVGIGILESLGLRPRRLEIVSCPSCGRAQVDVYKLAEQVTAAFEGFPVPLRVAVMGCVVNGPGEAREADLGVSSGNGKGQIFVKGEIVRTVPESQIVEALLEEAMSHEWPASEDDG; encoded by the coding sequence ATGCCGGCGCTTCCCGTTTCCGCCCCGCGCCGCGGGTCGCGTGCGCTTGCGGTGGGCGGTGTCCAGGTCGGGGGCGGAGCGCCGGTTTCCGTGCAGTCGATGACGACCACGCCGACCGCGGACGTCGACGCGACGCTGCAGCAGATCGCCGAACTGACCGCGGCCGGCTGCCAGATCGTGCGGGTGGCCGTGCCGTCGCAGGACGACGCCGACGCGCTGCCGGCGATCGCGTCGAAGTCGGGGATTCCGGTGATCGCCGACATCCACTTCCAGCCGAAGTACGTGTTCGCCGCGATCGACGCGGGCTGCGCGGCGGTCCGGGTGAACCCGGGCAACATCCGCAGGTTCGACGACCAGGTGAAGGAGATCGCGCGGGCGGCGGCCGACGCCTCGGTACCGATCCGGATCGGGGTGAACGCGGGGTCGCTGGACCAGCGGTTGCTGGCGAAGTACGGGAAGGCGACGCCGGCGGCGCTGGTGGAGTCCGCGCTGTGGGAGTGCTCGCTGTTCGAGGAGCACGGGTTCACCGATCTGAAGCTGTCGGTGAAACACCACGACCCGCTGGTGATGATGGCCGCCTACCGTGAGCTGGCCGGACGCTGCGACTATCCGCTGCACCTCGGCGTGACCGAGGCGGGCCCGTTGTTCCAGGGCACGATCAAGTCGGCGGTCGCGTTCGGAGTCCTGCTGGCCGAGGGGATCGGGGACACCATCCGGGTCTCGTTGTCGGCGCCGCCGGTCGAGGAGGTCAAGGTCGGGATCGGGATCCTGGAGTCGCTCGGGCTGCGGCCGCGGCGGCTGGAGATCGTCTCCTGCCCGTCCTGTGGCCGCGCGCAGGTGGACGTCTACAAGCTGGCCGAGCAGGTGACGGCCGCGTTCGAGGGGTTTCCGGTGCCGCTGCGGGTGGCGGTGATGGGCTGCGTCGTGAACGGTCCGGGAGAGGCCCGCGAGGCCGATCTCGGGGTGTCGTCGGGCAACGGCAAGGGCCAGATCTTCGTCAAGGGCGAGATCGTCCGGACCGTACCGGAAAGTCAGATCGTCGAGGCGCTGCTCGAAGAGGCGATGAGCCACGAGTGGCCGGCAAGTGAGGACGACGGATGA
- a CDS encoding bestrophin-like domain, protein MSLYLTGLFWVVGVMALTAVLAVILRRARQRVGREANNEVAGQVFTVVGGVNVVIAAFVLISLFDAMDKAQDTTYEEANALVAVQWAGESLAEPERSKIQQLTRSYATVVSEQEWPDMQAGRPVSAEGWTLLTTLQTTVEGAKTTTERQENSRVDAASQIWNVYQARQVRLNSSGSGVSSVVWFAIMVGSVMSVALMFMFGGPGLYSYAIIVSMLSGAIGLLLFAIYQLQNPFSGGASVGPDAFVSALARLSHGG, encoded by the coding sequence ATGAGCCTTTATCTGACCGGACTGTTCTGGGTGGTCGGCGTGATGGCGCTGACCGCCGTGCTCGCGGTGATCCTGCGCCGGGCCCGGCAGCGGGTCGGCCGGGAGGCGAACAACGAGGTGGCCGGCCAGGTCTTCACCGTGGTCGGCGGAGTCAACGTGGTGATCGCCGCGTTCGTGCTGATCTCGCTGTTCGACGCGATGGACAAGGCCCAGGACACGACGTACGAGGAAGCGAACGCGCTGGTCGCGGTGCAGTGGGCCGGCGAGTCGCTGGCCGAGCCGGAGCGGTCGAAGATCCAGCAACTGACCCGGTCGTACGCGACGGTGGTGTCGGAGCAGGAGTGGCCGGACATGCAGGCGGGCCGCCCGGTCAGTGCCGAGGGCTGGACCCTGCTGACCACTCTGCAGACGACGGTCGAGGGCGCCAAGACGACCACCGAGCGGCAGGAGAACAGCCGGGTCGACGCGGCCTCGCAGATCTGGAACGTCTACCAGGCCAGGCAGGTGCGGCTGAACTCGAGCGGTAGCGGGGTCAGCTCGGTGGTCTGGTTCGCGATCATGGTCGGCAGTGTGATGTCGGTGGCGCTGATGTTCATGTTCGGCGGCCCGGGGCTGTACTCGTACGCGATCATCGTGTCGATGCTGTCGGGCGCGATCGGGCTGCTGCTGTTCGCGATCTACCAGCTGCAGAATCCGTTCAGCGGTGGTGCCAGCGTCGGCCCGGACGCCTTCGTGTCCGCCCTGGCCAGGCTGAGTCACGGCGGTTGA
- a CDS encoding DUF6923 family protein, translating to MNRFLSTSRERRPVLRVSAGVAAFGLACVSTVLVAGSSEAADQCSMLQFQTRGHHSPSRLARIELPSGRSTDLGRLDYQINAAGYARDQDLVYGIATHDKSGWLRRRPVLVTVDRRGAVTELGPVRVGVGGVADPTAGAVAGSRLYLRDGHRLYTMEIGPRSTAYKQVLKVVQLSPLLPALSVDDFAMDQGSGLLYGLSTQGPRTLVVSMDPQRGKVKVVATVRGLSGNDSYSSVVMSGGLLYAVRTGFGPRSRLYRITLDGSATELAALPAMTSSDAAGCLSTPPPPPPPPPTPTPTPPPPKPTPTPTPKPKPKPPKPDPTPTITPKPTPTPAPRPSPRVTPRPTPTLTPSPTPTPTPTQAPALEVPPPPIPRPTTPVPSPLPRPRPVQPSPTDITIAPQTAAAPVVADRSVQVLRRWSLATLLIVLTGGAAMAAQRRMRR from the coding sequence ATGAACCGTTTCCTGTCCACCTCGCGGGAGAGGCGGCCGGTACTGCGGGTGTCGGCGGGCGTCGCCGCCTTCGGCCTGGCGTGCGTCTCGACCGTGCTGGTGGCCGGCTCGTCGGAGGCGGCGGACCAGTGCTCGATGCTGCAGTTCCAGACGCGCGGGCACCACTCGCCGTCGAGGCTGGCGCGGATCGAGCTGCCGTCCGGCCGCAGTACCGACCTGGGCCGGCTCGACTACCAGATCAACGCGGCCGGCTATGCCAGGGACCAGGACCTGGTCTACGGGATCGCCACCCACGACAAGTCGGGGTGGTTGCGTCGCCGGCCGGTGCTGGTGACCGTCGACCGCCGCGGCGCCGTCACCGAGCTCGGTCCAGTGAGGGTTGGTGTCGGTGGGGTCGCCGATCCGACGGCCGGGGCGGTGGCGGGGTCGCGGTTGTACCTGCGGGACGGGCACCGGTTGTACACGATGGAGATCGGCCCGCGCAGTACGGCGTACAAGCAGGTGCTGAAGGTGGTGCAGCTGAGCCCGTTGCTGCCCGCGTTGTCGGTGGACGACTTCGCCATGGACCAGGGCAGCGGGTTGCTCTACGGACTTTCCACCCAGGGCCCGAGGACGCTGGTCGTCAGCATGGATCCTCAACGGGGCAAGGTGAAAGTCGTCGCGACGGTGCGCGGACTCTCCGGGAACGACTCGTACAGCTCGGTGGTGATGTCGGGCGGGCTCCTGTACGCCGTCCGCACCGGCTTCGGCCCTCGCAGCCGGCTCTACCGGATCACTCTCGACGGCTCCGCCACCGAGCTGGCCGCCCTGCCCGCCATGACTTCGTCGGACGCGGCCGGTTGCCTCTCGACGCCGCCACCTCCGCCACCGCCTCCGCCGACTCCGACCCCAACACCTCCGCCGCCCAAGCCAACACCGACACCCACACCGAAACCGAAACCGAAACCGCCCAAGCCGGACCCGACTCCGACCATCACTCCCAAGCCGACCCCGACCCCGGCACCACGTCCCTCGCCGCGGGTGACTCCCCGGCCCACTCCCACACTTACCCCGTCACCGACTCCCACTCCGACGCCCACCCAGGCGCCGGCACTCGAGGTCCCGCCTCCTCCGATCCCACGACCCACCACGCCTGTGCCCAGCCCTCTGCCGCGTCCTCGCCCGGTTCAGCCTTCACCCACGGACATCACCATCGCGCCGCAGACGGCGGCCGCGCCCGTAGTGGCCGACCGCTCTGTTCAGGTACTGCGGCGCTGGTCGCTGGCCACGCTGCTCATCGTGCTGACCGGAGGAGCCGCGATGGCGGCCCAGCGCCGGATGCGGCGATGA
- a CDS encoding ATP-binding protein codes for MKLVGREQELRVLRTAVRAVPGLVLVVGEAGAGKSRLVAEVQSSHAGRWLVGQCRPVEDQVPLAPVIEALGEPVLRSGTRHAVFSSVLDQLASAGPTVLQIEDLHWADPGTLQLLRFLAGRLPRELLLIGTYRQEDTHHAGEITALAGCVPVGVRATEIRLRPLDRTGVQELAAELLGVKSLPPALAGELLARTGGLPFVVEELLRDESFGRGAIDSAAFVRALAAKPAPVAVRASLTIRLQQVPDFCREVIRAAAVLDAPAPEAILGAVAEVSGCQLTTAMDTGLARGLVGEPKPGLFDLRHALARRAIYETIPPDEVRRLHRRAATALAAVEPPDHGQIARHSRFGGSLRDWMIHAELAADQARARGEHAVAAARLTEMLEVEALPWGDRARLAVKLGRAAGPTGDWAQAVSLMKAVLAGSTARSASRGRLRLGVGVLLQEQAGQVGAGRHELTAAIAELGEDPESAAWALSALAVPEFGAESIAEQRGWLERALLLIGDEAEGDAQFAVRRNRARYRLALGEPDDADGVEAAGALAWLGHDRRSSALLERAAEVGGSPGKAVIAATRARLDFAAGDWPGLADRLARARVEASRLPVVRAELDLVDGRLRLAQGDIAGGKELLESVLAATECGPWPLRVAAVAALGRYRGEGLMDECLALVRRKDGWAWAGELIVCAVAVRDDSDRLAAEFAAAVSDRDAPAAAASLSLVRALVEDSVELFGAAAEQYRALGRRYDECVALEGRGVRLLGAGQHEELVSVANTYEAMGARGDARRCREVLREAGVAVSPKRGRRGYGNALSPRELEVARLAADGLSNSRIAAKLTLSVSTVEDHLSHAMRKLEVRSRHDLAPLITH; via the coding sequence GTGAAGTTGGTGGGGAGAGAGCAGGAACTGCGAGTGCTGCGGACCGCGGTTCGCGCGGTCCCGGGACTGGTGCTCGTGGTCGGGGAAGCGGGGGCCGGAAAGAGCCGGCTGGTGGCGGAGGTCCAGTCGTCGCACGCCGGACGGTGGCTGGTCGGGCAGTGCCGGCCGGTGGAGGATCAGGTGCCGCTGGCACCGGTGATCGAGGCGCTGGGCGAACCGGTACTGCGCTCCGGCACGCGGCACGCCGTCTTCAGCTCCGTGCTCGACCAGTTGGCGAGCGCCGGACCGACTGTGCTGCAGATCGAGGATCTGCACTGGGCCGATCCGGGAACCCTGCAATTGCTGCGGTTCCTGGCCGGCCGGTTGCCACGGGAGCTGCTGCTGATCGGGACGTATCGGCAGGAGGACACCCACCACGCGGGGGAGATCACGGCTCTCGCCGGGTGTGTGCCGGTCGGGGTCCGGGCCACCGAGATCCGGTTGCGGCCGCTCGACCGGACCGGCGTACAGGAGCTGGCGGCGGAGCTGCTCGGAGTGAAATCGTTGCCACCGGCACTGGCCGGCGAGCTGCTGGCGCGGACGGGCGGGTTGCCGTTCGTGGTCGAGGAGCTGCTGCGTGACGAGAGCTTCGGGCGGGGAGCGATCGACTCGGCGGCGTTCGTTCGCGCGCTGGCGGCCAAACCGGCGCCGGTCGCGGTGCGGGCGTCGCTGACCATTCGCCTGCAGCAGGTGCCGGACTTCTGCCGCGAGGTGATCCGCGCGGCGGCGGTGCTCGATGCGCCTGCGCCGGAAGCGATCCTCGGTGCGGTCGCGGAGGTGAGCGGCTGTCAGTTGACCACCGCGATGGACACCGGACTCGCTCGCGGGCTGGTCGGTGAGCCGAAGCCCGGCCTGTTCGATCTGCGGCACGCGCTCGCTCGCCGGGCGATCTACGAGACGATCCCACCCGACGAGGTACGCCGGTTGCATCGCCGCGCGGCGACCGCGCTGGCCGCTGTCGAGCCGCCGGACCACGGACAGATCGCGCGGCACTCGCGGTTCGGCGGATCGCTGCGGGACTGGATGATCCACGCCGAGCTGGCGGCGGATCAGGCCCGAGCTCGGGGCGAGCACGCGGTAGCCGCTGCGCGGTTGACCGAGATGTTGGAGGTCGAGGCGTTGCCGTGGGGGGATCGGGCGCGGCTGGCCGTCAAGCTCGGTCGCGCGGCGGGGCCGACGGGCGATTGGGCGCAGGCGGTTTCGTTGATGAAGGCGGTGCTGGCGGGGTCGACCGCGCGTAGTGCCAGTCGTGGGCGGTTGCGGTTGGGGGTGGGTGTTCTGCTGCAGGAGCAGGCCGGTCAGGTCGGTGCCGGGCGGCACGAGCTGACGGCAGCGATCGCGGAGTTGGGGGAGGATCCGGAGTCGGCGGCGTGGGCGTTGTCGGCGCTGGCCGTGCCGGAGTTCGGTGCCGAGTCGATCGCTGAGCAGCGGGGATGGCTGGAGCGGGCGCTGCTGTTGATCGGGGATGAAGCCGAGGGGGACGCGCAGTTCGCCGTACGGCGGAATCGGGCGCGGTACCGGTTGGCATTGGGGGAGCCCGATGACGCTGACGGGGTCGAGGCCGCCGGTGCGCTGGCGTGGCTCGGGCATGATCGGCGCAGTTCGGCGCTGCTCGAGCGGGCGGCCGAGGTGGGCGGCTCTCCGGGCAAGGCCGTGATCGCGGCGACTCGTGCCCGGCTGGACTTCGCGGCCGGTGACTGGCCGGGGTTGGCGGATCGGCTGGCCCGGGCCAGAGTCGAGGCGTCCAGGCTGCCCGTGGTGCGGGCGGAGCTCGATCTGGTCGACGGGCGACTGCGGCTGGCGCAGGGAGATATTGCTGGGGGCAAGGAACTGCTCGAGTCAGTGCTGGCGGCAACCGAATGTGGTCCGTGGCCGCTTCGGGTAGCCGCCGTGGCGGCTCTCGGCAGGTATCGCGGCGAGGGGTTGATGGACGAGTGTCTCGCGCTGGTGAGGCGCAAGGACGGATGGGCCTGGGCCGGGGAGTTGATCGTCTGCGCGGTGGCCGTGCGCGACGACTCGGATCGGCTGGCGGCCGAGTTCGCTGCCGCGGTGAGCGACCGGGACGCACCTGCCGCCGCGGCTTCGTTGTCGCTGGTGCGCGCACTGGTAGAGGATTCGGTCGAGCTGTTCGGCGCGGCGGCCGAGCAGTACCGGGCTCTTGGCCGACGCTACGACGAATGTGTCGCGCTGGAGGGCCGAGGGGTGCGGTTGCTCGGTGCCGGTCAGCACGAAGAGCTGGTCTCGGTTGCCAACACCTACGAAGCGATGGGGGCGCGAGGTGATGCGCGCAGATGCCGGGAGGTGTTGCGGGAGGCTGGTGTTGCAGTGTCGCCGAAGCGTGGCCGGCGCGGCTACGGCAACGCGCTGTCGCCGCGCGAGCTCGAGGTCGCCCGACTGGCCGCGGACGGTCTGAGCAACAGCCGGATCGCCGCGAAACTGACCTTGTCGGTCAGCACTGTCGAGGACCATCTTTCCCACGCCATGCGCAAGCTGGAGGTCCGCTCCCGCCACGACCTGGCCCCGCTGATCACGCACTGA